The DNA segment CCGCCGGCATGGTCGCATGTATGGATCGCGTCCGCACCGAATGCTCATATCCAGGCAACGGGAGTGGATGACGCAGGTCGAACTCAATACATTTACCATCAGCGGTGGCGTGAAATCAGGGACGGGGAAAAGTTCATTCGTTCTTTGGCTTTCGGCCACCGTTTACCGACCATCCGGCGAATGGTGACCAGAGACTTGAAACAAAGCGAGGATGGCCGACGTCAATGCTTGGCTGCGGCTGTGCGGCTCATGGACCGAGCCGGACTGCGCGTGGGCGGTGTGTCATATGCTGAAGAAAATGGGTCGTTTGGTGCCACCACCTTGCAGCGGCGCCACGTCAGCCTTGAAGGGAAAGCAATACATCTGGTCTTTCGCGGCAAATCAGCTGGGGACTGGGACGTGCAAATTAAGGATTCGTTGCTTAGGGATTACTTTGTGTCTATGCCGAGCACGCCGCGCTCCGGCCCTGCATTCAGTTATGCGCTCAGGAGCGGGCGGCGCAAGGTGTGGCACTCGATTTATGATAGGGACGTTAACAGGTATCTGGGTGAAGTGGCTGGGCATGGCTTCACCGCCAAGGACTTTCGTACATGGCAGGGCACAGTTGTGGCGGCGATCTCCTTGTCCCGATCCTTTCGTTCAGGTTCTACTTCTCCGGAAGCAGCTAAAGCGGCGATCCATGACGCTGCAGAATGGCTCCATAACACTCCGTCGGTCGCTAAAGGGTCTTATATAAACCCTCGAGTGATTGCCCTTTTTGAGCAAGGACGTGTTGCAAACCTCAAACGCCAAAAAGATGGTGCCGTATTAGCGCTACTGACTGGTGAAGCAGGCAGGTAAAAAGACCAGAACATGGTTGATGAGCATGGTTCACATTTGTACCCAAAAGTAAGTCAGCCATCGGCGGGCTGGATACTCGGCTGTTGTTTCGGCACTATTTTCTCATAGTTTTCGTACCCTCCTTCAGCACGTTGGATGAAAGCTGTCAGTCAATTTAAGAAGCTTATCCGCACGCCTTGCAAGAGTATGACGGCTCTCCGTGGTTCGTGGTGAATTCTGGTTTCGTGTCCTTGAACAGAGGTGGCGCGTAGCCCTGTTGTGATGGATGTTCTGACGCATTCATCTTTGACAGGACTACGAGCCTTGAACGAGCTTACTTTGGTGCACCTTGATGCTGCCACCACGATCTTCAATCTGGACGATTACCGTGTACTTGAAACCCAGATCCTGAGTTTTGGCCAACGAAGAATTCAGATAGCAAGCACCGCCGAATCCGGGTGTCCTGGCTGCGGGGTCATTGGCACCCGTCGCCATTCTGGCCGGCAGCAACGAGTCAAGGACATCCCCATCGCCGGTCCGGTGGAGGTTGTTTGGGCCAAGCGGCGACTGTTCTGCGACGAAACATTGTGCCCTCGCAAAACGTTCTTTGAAGCCACGATCGAGGTCCCGGCCAGGGCACGCACCACGAGCCGACTCCGTAGTGCTCTCGTGCGAGCAGTCATTGACTCTGGCCGCGCCGCAACGGAAACCGCCACTGCCCACGGGGTGTCGTGGTGGTTGGTTCAGAAGGCGTTGAGTGTGGCAGCAACCAAACTTCCCAACGTCGATCTGCTGCGGCCAAGGATGCTCGGCATTGATGAACACCGCTTCCGATCCGTCCGCTTCTTCAAGAACACAGAGACCAACGCGTGGCAGCGGATTGAACCGTGGATGACGACGATTGTTGACCTGGATACCGGGCAGATCCTTGGTGTTGTTGACGGCCGAGACCACACCGGGGTCGGTGCATGGCTCATCCAGCGGCCCCTGGAGTGGCGCCTCGGCGTTCAAGTTGTCGCGATCGATCCCTCAGCAGCTTTTAGAAAAGCGCTGCGGATGTGGCTGCCCCGCACCGCCGTTTCCGTGGATCATTTCCACCTCATCCAGCTCGCCAACCAGGCGTTGACAGAAGTCAGGCAGCAGCTTTCCCATCAGGTGCGTGGGCGTCGTGGCCGAGCCGTGGACCCAGCCTGGGCACACCGAATGCTGCTCCTACGAGCCGGTGATTCACTTTCCGAGCCAGCCCGGGTGCGGTTGGAGAAGGTCTTCGCCACCGACGATCCGACAGGGAAACTCAAGACCGCGTGGGACGTAAAAGAACAAGTGCGAACACTGCTGCGCACGGGGTCGTTGGAGGACGCCGAGATCGCTAAAGACCACCTTGAACGCCTCGTCAAGGAATCCAACCAACCTGAGACGACTAGGCTTTGGCGGACCATTTGCAGGTGGTGGAAAGAGATCGAAGTCCTCATCGTCACCGGCGCCACCACGGGAAAAGTAGAAGCCAACAACACCAGCATCAAACACATCAAGCGGACCGGCCGCGGCTTCGTCAATAGCGCCAACTACACGACTCGTATTATGCTCAGGAGCGCCGCCAGAACAGCGGTGAATCATCCATGACAATAGTGGATTTCACCACGAACCGCGGAGAGCCAGTATGACGCCGTATACTCACGCCATTCAAATAGTCCATACCATCGGGTATATCCATGCCTAGACCGAAGATGCGGCCTATTCCGACTAGCGAATAGTTCCCGACAGAGAAGGTATCCGACGCGGGGAGTTAGGAGCATAGAATCGGAAACTCTGAACCATAGCCAAGGTTGTGAAGCGATGCGCCGGTTGCTGGCGATCGGTGCGAGGCTGCTCGTTATTTGCAGTTGCTCGTATTAGTTCTTATTCTTTCCCGAGCTCGGAGGAGCAGCGTCGGTTGGTTCCTCCCACCGGACTTCATCTGCGGATTTATCGGGACGCCAGCCACGCCACGTCGGATGCCGGAGCCTGTTACCGGGCGTGCGCTCCACATATTTGACCTCTCCTACTAACTGAGGGCTCGTCCAAACGACATCACTTCGGTCCGCTGCGGGGACTTCCGCGACGGGAGAGGTCTTTCGTTCAAGCTTTCCGACCATGATGACAGCCTCTGCGAGGTCTCGTGAGGAAAATCCGGTACCGACCCTGCCCACGTAGCTGAGCTGCCCGCCGTCGTTAACGGCCAGTAGCAATGAACCCAGTGTGTTTTGGCGGGATCCAGAGCCTTTGTGCCATCCGATGACGATGACTTCTTGGTGGAGTTCGTGCTTGAATTTGATCCAAACTTTACTGCGTTTTCCGGGGAGGTAGCGTCCGTCTGTTCGTTTCGCTATCACTCCTTCCAGTTTCAGATAGCGGCTCGTTGCGAATGCTTCTTCGACGGATCCGGAGTGCGCAGGCGGCAGGTGTACGTGGCTTCCTTCCGTAACAGCGTCAAAGAGGGCCGTGCGTCTTGTGTCATAGGATTCACGGATGAGGGACCTTGGGGTGCCGTCTGATGTACAAGGAGCAAGTTGCAAAACATCAAACAACATCAGATGTACAGGAGTGTCACGGGCGGCTTTGTCGATCTCATGTTTCTTGGTGAGTTTCATTCGTTTTTGTAGCAGACCGAAGTCGGGTTTGCCTGAAGCGTTGAGAACGACAATTTCTCCATCAAGCACGATGCCACTCGATGCCAATGAGGCGAGTTCCTGCAGCTCGGGATATTGGGCTGTCACGTTATTGCCATTTCTGCTGACGAGTCTCACCGCATCGGTGATACCAACGATCGCCCGCATCCCATCCCATTTCATTTCGTAAGCCCATCTATGCCCGGTTTTCAGGTCCAGCGGTGTTCCAGCAGAGGCCAGCATTGGTCTGGGTAGATCTGCACTGTTCTGTGTCCTGATCACCGCCGATGATGGGCCTACATCCAGAATCGTCGTTCGCTTTGGTGGGCGGACTCCGGCACCGGGAACAATGTGATTCGTGGCTCTCTCACTGCCGGGGGTTGGCTGCTCCTTCATAAGATGGATAATCCAGTTCTTTTTTGCTCCCATTCCACCGGTTTTGATCAATGCATATCTGCGCGGGATCCCTCCCAATCCGCCGTCAATTTTACCGTACAGAACCGCAATGACTTCTTTTCCTTCGCGCCATTTTTCTAGCACACAGCTCCCTGAGTCCCAGATTTTGACTATGCCAGCCCCGTATTGGTTTTTTGGGATGATGCCTTCGAAAGAAACGTAGGCCAACGGGTGGTCTTCTGTCATGACGGCTAGCCGGTTATCGTCGAAATCTAGAGGCGGTCCCTTGGGGACAGCCCAAGAAACGAGTACTCCTGAGTGCTCCAAACGGAAGTCCCAATGTAGCCGTGAGGCATGATGTTCCTGAATAACAAAACGTGGTTCATCAGATGCCTTCACAGAGGTCGTTTCGACTGGAACTGGCTCGGGTGTCTTATCTCCGTCGCGCATTGCCCGGTATATCTTGAGTCTGTCAATACCAGAAAATTCGCGCCAACCAATGGCACCGATAGGATCAATGTCAGCGTTAACGCGCTCTATAACATCCTGGTACTCGAGCTGGCGGAGTTCTGGATCAGCAATTTCCTGCCAAGTTCGTGGCGCAGCGACGGTTGGACGGAGTTGGCCCCGTAGCGAATAGGGACAAACCGTCGTTTTTGCTTCACTGTTTTGGCTCCAGTCCACCAGAACTTTTCCAGGACGCAGCGACTTTTTCATGTCGGAAACAATGAGATGCGGGTGGTCGGCTTCCAAAGATCTAGCTAGTTCGTGGGCCACATCAGAGACCTGTGCTGAATCATAGCTGCCGTCCAGCGGGATATAAAGGTGGATGCCTTTTGATCCGCTGGTGACGGGGAAAGATTCCAGCTGCATGTCCGTTAGTAGTTCACGACACAGCTGGGCCGTTTGAGCGCACTCGCGAAGACCTGCCCCTTCGCCGGGGTCCAAGTCCAACACCATCCTGTCCGGATTCGAAGCTGTCCCGTCTAGAGTAAAGCGCCATTGTGGGACGTGAATTTCTAGTGCGGCTAATTGAGCAAACCACGCAAGAACTGCTGGTTCATTGGCCATGGGGTAGGTGTTGTTGTGGTTCCTATGTTGTATTCGTCCTCTAGGTACCCAATCAGGTGCGGAGTCTTCTAAATCTTTGCGTAAAAACGCGTGGCCGGGATCCGTGGTTGTGCCAACTCCATTGACCCAACGTTTACGGGTTGCGGGCCGCCTCGATGCTTGAGGAAGAAGCACGTGCGCGACTGCCGCGTAGTAGCTCATAACATCAGCCTTCGTGGTGTTCGTCTCCGGATACATCACCTTTTCAAGATTGCTGACCTTGAGGCGACGGCCGGCAATTTTCACGAGTTGTTCATCGGAACGGGACATCGTAAGTCTCCTTCGCTTGAGATACATTCTTACCGCTGTTCCCAAAGATCACCAGCACGGGGGAGAGCTGGATGAATTTTGGTGAGACCGTTCAGGCTTTTTATTCTCTGGTCATGCAGAGGCGTTGATGTTTGACTGGAGTATGAGATCAATTTGGACTGGTTCGATTGCCTTCGGTCTAGTTAACGTTCCTGTTAAGGCCTACGGTGCAACCGACGACCACGATGTTAACCTGCATCAGGTTCATGACGCGGACGGGGGCCGGATCAGGTACCAGCGGCGTTGTGAAGTATGTGGCAAGAAAGTCGAGTACGAGGACATAGATAAGGCCTACGAGGACGGCGACCGAACAGTTGTACTGACGGACGAGGATATGGAGTCGTTGCCGGCAGGAAAAAACCGTGAGATCGAAGTGGTCCAGTTTGTTCCCAACGAACAGATCGATCCCATTATGCTTGAACGCAGCTACTATCTTGAGCCTGATTCAAAATCTCCCAAAGCATACTGGCTACTAGTTAAGACGTTGGAAAATACCGAACTGACAGCAGTAGTAAAATTTGCGCTGCGCCAAAAGACGCGACTAGGTGCGCTTAGGGTGAGGGAAAAAGTTTTGATTTTGCAAGGCATTCTTTGGAGCGACGAAGTACGCGAAGCTGATTTCGCTATGGCGGCAGGAAAATCCAGAATTAGCGCACAAGAGATGAAAATGTCGTCAGCACTCGTAGAACAGTTCAGCGACGATTTCAAACCCAGCGAATTCAAAGACGAATACCAACTGGAATTGCGCACCCTCATCGATGAGAAGCTCAAGCACGGTGAGACAGTGGACACTGCGGCAACATTTGGCGACCAAGAATCTACAGACATAGATTCGCATGGCGACGCCGACAACGTCATTGACCTGATGGAGGCCTTGAAACGAAGTATCGATAATAAACACACGGGACAGATCAAAACGGCAGCTAAAAAGAGTTCTGTCAAAAAAACGAAAAATAAAAAGTCATCAACAAAGAACATCGAGACTTCAAAACCAAAACGGTCGAAAAACCACACATCTGCCTACCATGGTGAGAAGACTACCAAACGAAAAAAAGGTGCTTGAATTAATGGCTTACACAGTGAAGCCTGGTGGTTATTATCCATCAGTATTGCGAGTTTCCTGTTGACAGACGAGGCAAGGTTTCTTCGCTGTTTCTTCAGTCGTCACGGAGAGTTGAAACTCTCGCATACGGATATTCTGAGTATGTTCAATATAACCAAAGAGCGTGTTGGTTCCTGCTGGCATATTTTCCAGTAATGGACGCAATGAAACGTTAGATAAACGGGCGAGCGCACGACAAGCGATGCCACCGATGGAAAGACTCCTCCAAGGGATTGCCATCTTCGATATCCGGTGTTTAATTGGAATATCAAGCTAGGTACGAACCCTATGGAAGGTATGAGATGAAGGCCCTGACTTGGCAAGGTAAACGGAATATCCAGTATACCGAGGTGCAGGATCCACGGATTCAAGAACCTACGGATATCATCATCAAGGTTACTTCCGCGGCTATTTGCGGTTCGGACTTGCACCTCTATGAGCTGTTAGGCCCGTATATGCATGCAGGGGACATCGTTGGGCATGAATCAATGGGCATTGTCACAGAAGTTGGCTCCGCGGTTTCTCGGGTCAAAGTGGGGGATCGCGTTGTTATTCCGTTCAATGTCTCTTGCGGCCATTGCTGGATGTGCCAACGAGGTTTGCAGTCCCAGTGTGAGACTACCCAGGTTCGCAGTGAAGGCAAAGGTGCAGAATTCCTTGGGTACTCCGAGCTGTATGGCAGCGTTGCTGGTGGGCAGGCAGAATTCTTACGTGTGCCCCACGGTGATTACGGGGCCATGGTGGTCGGTAATGAACTGCCCGACCACCGGTATTTGTTTCTCTCGGACATCCTCCCCACTGCGTGGCAGGGAGTTGATTACGCAAACGTGCCTGACGGCGGGACACTAGCTGTCTTCGGCCTGGGACCTGTCGGGCAGCTCGCGGCCCGGATAGGTGTTTATTTGGGCCATCGAGTGATCGCGATTGATCCGGTGGCCGAACGGCGCGCTATGGCAGTTCGGCACGGTGTGGAAGTACTCGATTTTTCCAAAGATGTTGCTGCAGAGTTACAGGAGATGACGAAGCGCGGACCAGATTCTGTTCTGGATGCTGTCGGTATGGAGGCGCATGGATCGAAAGGCGCAAAATTGATGCAGGCCACTACTGGATTGTTACCGGACCAAGTGGCGCAAAAAGCCATGGAAACTGTTTCGGTGGATCCCACATCGGTTCTTCATGCAGCTATTTCGGCGGTGCGCCGTGGCGGGACAATTTCGCTTAGTGGCGTTTATGCTGGCCAAGCGACTCCTATGCCTTTGGTGCAGATGTTCGACAAGCAAATACAGTTGCGTGAGGGTCAGTGCAATGTTAGGAGTTGGACTGAGAAACTTCTTCCTTTCACGAATGATGCTGATGATCCGTTGGGCCTCGATGACTTGGTGACCCATACCGTACCTCTCTCACGAGGCCCGGAGATGTACGAAACGTTCCAGAAGAAACAAGACGGCTGTATCAAAGTCGTGCTCGAACCCTGATAGGCCAATATGGCATCCCACTGACAGTAGGATGGGCCGCGTTTGGTTGACGTAGACACTTCTCGATCCTTCAATTCGTGAGGACCGTGCGGGTAGTGGGCGAACACTACCCACTTTCATTCCCTTGTGTAAGAGTAGATTCCATGAAGAACTGCCAGCGACGGGAATGTGTGTGATTCTTAACAGTAGAAATTACAGAGAAGGTTAGGTAGGCGACTATGGGCAGCAATCCAGATCCAGATCCTGTAGACGGAAGAATTACTGGCCTTGAACCAGGCGGTGGAGTTCCTCCTGGAGAAACCCCACCTGGGGAAGGCTCTGTCGCAGAACCCGTAAAACCGGAGATAGCGCCTTTAGCCGGAAAAGTCATCAATAAGATTTGGCTTGTAATCATAGGACTGGGTGTGCTGCTGGCACTGTTGTTCTTCGTAGGACGCATTTTTGGAGCTTTTGCTCTGCTGGGCAGTAGCTAGACCTAGTA comes from the Arthrobacter sp. TMP15 genome and includes:
- a CDS encoding DNA topoisomerase IB — its product is MEPVLEVEPGKGGITRRVAGRGFTYVWANGRRVSSAPQLEHIRALAVPPAWSHVWIASAPNAHIQATGVDDAGRTQYIYHQRWREIRDGEKFIRSLAFGHRLPTIRRMVTRDLKQSEDGRRQCLAAAVRLMDRAGLRVGGVSYAEENGSFGATTLQRRHVSLEGKAIHLVFRGKSAGDWDVQIKDSLLRDYFVSMPSTPRSGPAFSYALRSGRRKVWHSIYDRDVNRYLGEVAGHGFTAKDFRTWQGTVVAAISLSRSFRSGSTSPEAAKAAIHDAAEWLHNTPSVAKGSYINPRVIALFEQGRVANLKRQKDGAVLALLTGEAGR
- a CDS encoding ATP-dependent DNA ligase, whose protein sequence is MSRSDEQLVKIAGRRLKVSNLEKVMYPETNTTKADVMSYYAAVAHVLLPQASRRPATRKRWVNGVGTTTDPGHAFLRKDLEDSAPDWVPRGRIQHRNHNNTYPMANEPAVLAWFAQLAALEIHVPQWRFTLDGTASNPDRMVLDLDPGEGAGLRECAQTAQLCRELLTDMQLESFPVTSGSKGIHLYIPLDGSYDSAQVSDVAHELARSLEADHPHLIVSDMKKSLRPGKVLVDWSQNSEAKTTVCPYSLRGQLRPTVAAPRTWQEIADPELRQLEYQDVIERVNADIDPIGAIGWREFSGIDRLKIYRAMRDGDKTPEPVPVETTSVKASDEPRFVIQEHHASRLHWDFRLEHSGVLVSWAVPKGPPLDFDDNRLAVMTEDHPLAYVSFEGIIPKNQYGAGIVKIWDSGSCVLEKWREGKEVIAVLYGKIDGGLGGIPRRYALIKTGGMGAKKNWIIHLMKEQPTPGSERATNHIVPGAGVRPPKRTTILDVGPSSAVIRTQNSADLPRPMLASAGTPLDLKTGHRWAYEMKWDGMRAIVGITDAVRLVSRNGNNVTAQYPELQELASLASSGIVLDGEIVVLNASGKPDFGLLQKRMKLTKKHEIDKAARDTPVHLMLFDVLQLAPCTSDGTPRSLIRESYDTRRTALFDAVTEGSHVHLPPAHSGSVEEAFATSRYLKLEGVIAKRTDGRYLPGKRSKVWIKFKHELHQEVIVIGWHKGSGSRQNTLGSLLLAVNDGGQLSYVGRVGTGFSSRDLAEAVIMVGKLERKTSPVAEVPAADRSDVVWTSPQLVGEVKYVERTPGNRLRHPTWRGWRPDKSADEVRWEEPTDAAPPSSGKNKN
- a CDS encoding DUF6480 family protein, translating into MGSNPDPDPVDGRITGLEPGGGVPPGETPPGEGSVAEPVKPEIAPLAGKVINKIWLVIIGLGVLLALLFFVGRIFGAFALLGSS
- a CDS encoding alcohol dehydrogenase catalytic domain-containing protein gives rise to the protein MKALTWQGKRNIQYTEVQDPRIQEPTDIIIKVTSAAICGSDLHLYELLGPYMHAGDIVGHESMGIVTEVGSAVSRVKVGDRVVIPFNVSCGHCWMCQRGLQSQCETTQVRSEGKGAEFLGYSELYGSVAGGQAEFLRVPHGDYGAMVVGNELPDHRYLFLSDILPTAWQGVDYANVPDGGTLAVFGLGPVGQLAARIGVYLGHRVIAIDPVAERRAMAVRHGVEVLDFSKDVAAELQEMTKRGPDSVLDAVGMEAHGSKGAKLMQATTGLLPDQVAQKAMETVSVDPTSVLHAAISAVRRGGTISLSGVYAGQATPMPLVQMFDKQIQLREGQCNVRSWTEKLLPFTNDADDPLGLDDLVTHTVPLSRGPEMYETFQKKQDGCIKVVLEP
- a CDS encoding ISL3 family transposase; this encodes MNELTLVHLDAATTIFNLDDYRVLETQILSFGQRRIQIASTAESGCPGCGVIGTRRHSGRQQRVKDIPIAGPVEVVWAKRRLFCDETLCPRKTFFEATIEVPARARTTSRLRSALVRAVIDSGRAATETATAHGVSWWLVQKALSVAATKLPNVDLLRPRMLGIDEHRFRSVRFFKNTETNAWQRIEPWMTTIVDLDTGQILGVVDGRDHTGVGAWLIQRPLEWRLGVQVVAIDPSAAFRKALRMWLPRTAVSVDHFHLIQLANQALTEVRQQLSHQVRGRRGRAVDPAWAHRMLLLRAGDSLSEPARVRLEKVFATDDPTGKLKTAWDVKEQVRTLLRTGSLEDAEIAKDHLERLVKESNQPETTRLWRTICRWWKEIEVLIVTGATTGKVEANNTSIKHIKRTGRGFVNSANYTTRIMLRSAARTAVNHP
- a CDS encoding Ku protein translates to MRSIWTGSIAFGLVNVPVKAYGATDDHDVNLHQVHDADGGRIRYQRRCEVCGKKVEYEDIDKAYEDGDRTVVLTDEDMESLPAGKNREIEVVQFVPNEQIDPIMLERSYYLEPDSKSPKAYWLLVKTLENTELTAVVKFALRQKTRLGALRVREKVLILQGILWSDEVREADFAMAAGKSRISAQEMKMSSALVEQFSDDFKPSEFKDEYQLELRTLIDEKLKHGETVDTAATFGDQESTDIDSHGDADNVIDLMEALKRSIDNKHTGQIKTAAKKSSVKKTKNKKSSTKNIETSKPKRSKNHTSAYHGEKTTKRKKGA